One genomic region from Pseudochaenichthys georgianus chromosome 15, fPseGeo1.2, whole genome shotgun sequence encodes:
- the LOC117459792 gene encoding kinesin light chain 1-like isoform X3: protein MSIMVYPREEKLEKLTQEEIISNTKLVIQGLEALKNEHNSILHSLLETIKCLKKDEEANLVHEKSNLLRKSVEMIELGLGEAQVMMALSNHLNAVESEKQKLRAQVRRLCQENQWLRDELANTQQKLQKSEQSVAQLEEEKKHLEFMNQLKKYDEDVSPTQEEKDRETPKDSLDDLFPNDEEEHGQGSQHQHNSAAVAAAQQGGYEIPARLRTLHNLVIQYASQGRYEVAVPLCKQALEDLEKTSGHDHPDVATMLNILALVYRDQNKYKEAAHLLNDALSIREKTLGKDHPAVAATLNNLAVLYGKRGKYKEAEPLCKRALEIREKVLGKDHPDVAKQLNNLALLCQNQGKYEEVEYYYCRALEIYESRLGPDDANVAKTKNNLASCFLKQGKYKEAEILYKEILTRAHEKEFGSVDAENKPIWMHAEEREESKGKHRDNTPYGEYGGWYKACKVNSPTVNTTLRNLGALYRRQGKLEAAETLEECAVRSRKQGIDPIHQTRVVEILKDTDGDRRRSRESLSSVKYESGSETGEEA, encoded by the exons ATGTCCATCATGGTGTATCCAAGAGAAGAGAAGCTGGAGAAGCTTACTCAGGAAGAGATCATCTCCAACACCAAGCTGGTGATCCAGGGTCTGGAGGCCCTGAAGAACGAGCACAACTCCATCCTCCACAGCCTCCTGGAGACCATCAAGTGCCTAAAGAAGGACGAAGAGGCCAACCTGGTGCACGAGAAGTCCAACCTGCTCCGCAAGTCCGTGGAGATGATCGAGCTCGGCCTGGGAGAAGCGCAG GTGATGATGGCCCTGTCCAACCACCTGAACGCGGTGGAGTCGGAGAAGCAGAAGCTGCGTGCACAGGTGAGGAGGCTCTGCCAGGAGAACCAGTGGCTGCGCGACGAGCTGGCCAACACCCAGCAGAAGCTGCAGAAGAGCGAGCAGAGCGTGGCCCagctggaggaggagaagaagcacCTGGAGTTCATGAACCAGCTCAAGAAGTACGACGAGGACGTCTCGCCCACT caggaggagaaggaccGAGAAACACCAAAGGACTCCCTGGACGACCTCTTCCCCAACGACGAGGAGGAGCACGGGCAAGGAA gTCAGCACCAACACAACAGTGCGGCGGTGGCAGCGGCTCAGCAGGGGGGCTACGAGATCCCCGCCCGCCTGAGGACCCTGCACAACCTGGTGATCCAGTACGCCTCCCAGGGCCGCTACGAGGTGGCTGTCCCTCTCTGCAAGCAGGCTCTGGAGGACCTGGAGAAGACCTCTGGACACGACCACCCCGACGTGGCCACCATGCTCAACATCCTGGCCCTGGTCTACAG GGATCAGAACAAATACAAAGAGGCCGCCCATCTGCTCAACGATGCCCTGTCCATCCGTGAGAAAACCCTGGGCAAAGATCACCCCGCT GTTGCTGCGACGCTGAACAACTTGGCTGTGCTGTACGGAAAGAGGGGGAAGTACAAGGAGGCCGAGCCGCTGTGCAAGAGGGCTCTGGAGATCAGAGAGAAG GTCCTGGGGAAGGACCACCCAGATGTGGCCAAGCAGCTGAACAACCTGGCTCTGCTCTGCCAGAACCAGGGCAAGTACGAGGAGGTGGAGTACTACTACTGCCGGGCCCTGGAGATCTACGAGAGCAGGCTGGGGCCAGACGATGCCAACGTGGCCAAGACCAAGAACAACCTG GCGTCCTGCTTCCTCAAACAGGGGAAATACAAGGAGGCTGAGATTCTGTACAAAGAGATTCTGACTCGTGCTCATGAGAAAGAGTTTGGATCTGTTGATG CTGAGAACAAGCCCATCTGGATGCATGCAGAGGAAAGAGAGGAGAGCAAG GGCAAGCACAGAGACAACACTCCCTACGGAGAGTACGGAGGCTGGTACAAGGCCTGCAAAGTCAACAG CCCGACAGTGAACACCACCCTGAGGAACCTGGGGGCCCTGTACCGCCGGCAGGGCAAGCTGGAGGCTGCTGAGACCCTGGAGGAGTGCGCTGTGAGGTCTCGCAAGCAG GGCATCGACCCCATCCACCAGACTCGTGTGGTGGAGATCCTCAAGGATACAGACGGCGACAGGCGGAGGAGCAGGGAGAGCCTGAGCAGCGTTAAGTATGAGAGCGGCTCTGAGACCGGAGAGGAA